The following coding sequences are from one Acidobacteriota bacterium window:
- a CDS encoding efflux RND transporter periplasmic adaptor subunit: MSESPGLERSLWQRLLGRPEFRRARLLVAALILLVPCVVLVRWLTRKAPEAGTEKPAEAGAVVLAESARRDAGITVETVKRMARTDRLEAPGVLALDEARTARIGSLVEGVVLSVNAEVGDRVAAGQRLAHLNSHIIHDAWADYRKAIADRRRRETELAYASASAGRADRLLEARAISVQERQRADADRVAAAEELDRAKTEVRRSEEALEHLGITSGEDPSGEKGEDIPVKSPLAGVVLEKKITAGTAVTPGTPLFVVSDLGSLWALAEIDETKLRLVRAGESAEIRVSAWPGEIFRGRVTFVGDAVNPKTRRVMVRCQVPNPGGRLKPEMYASIAMGEAVPRQILAVPARAVQEMEGKTIVFVPGGAGRFARREVAVGAEVDGWVEISSGLKEGETVASDGSFLLKSELLKSAERPES; encoded by the coding sequence ATGAGCGAGAGTCCCGGACTGGAACGGTCCCTGTGGCAAAGGCTGCTGGGCCGTCCCGAGTTTCGCCGCGCGCGCCTCCTGGTCGCCGCCCTGATTCTGCTCGTCCCGTGCGTCGTTCTCGTGAGGTGGCTGACGCGAAAAGCGCCCGAGGCGGGGACGGAGAAGCCTGCCGAGGCCGGCGCCGTCGTGCTCGCCGAATCGGCGCGCCGTGACGCCGGGATCACCGTCGAAACGGTGAAGCGCATGGCGCGCACGGACCGGCTCGAGGCTCCGGGCGTTCTCGCCCTCGACGAGGCCCGGACGGCGCGCATCGGCTCGCTCGTGGAGGGGGTCGTCCTCTCCGTGAACGCGGAGGTGGGCGACCGCGTCGCAGCCGGACAGAGGCTTGCGCACCTCAACAGCCACATCATCCACGACGCGTGGGCCGACTACCGGAAGGCGATCGCCGACCGGAGGCGGCGCGAGACGGAGCTCGCGTACGCCTCGGCGTCGGCCGGGCGGGCGGACCGGCTCCTCGAGGCCCGGGCGATCTCGGTCCAGGAGCGCCAGCGGGCCGACGCCGACCGCGTCGCCGCGGCCGAGGAGCTGGACCGCGCGAAGACCGAAGTCCGCCGGTCCGAGGAGGCTCTCGAGCACCTCGGCATCACGTCCGGAGAGGACCCCTCGGGCGAAAAAGGCGAGGACATCCCGGTGAAGTCGCCGCTGGCCGGGGTCGTCCTCGAGAAGAAGATCACGGCGGGCACGGCCGTGACGCCGGGAACGCCGCTCTTCGTCGTCAGCGATCTCGGAAGTCTCTGGGCGCTCGCCGAGATCGACGAGACGAAGCTTCGGCTCGTGAGAGCGGGCGAGTCGGCGGAGATCCGCGTCTCCGCGTGGCCGGGCGAGATTTTCCGCGGGCGCGTGACGTTCGTCGGCGACGCCGTCAATCCGAAGACGCGGCGCGTCATGGTGCGCTGCCAGGTCCCGAACCCGGGCGGCCGCCTCAAGCCGGAGATGTATGCCTCCATCGCGATGGGTGAAGCGGTGCCGCGGCAGATCCTGGCCGTCCCCGCGCGCGCCGTGCAGGAGATGGAAGGGAAGACGATCGTGTTCGTTCCCGGCGGCGCCGGCCGCTTTGCGCGGCGCGAGGTGGCCGTCGGGGCCGAGGTCGACGGGTGGGTCGAGATCTCCTCCGGGCTGAAGGAGGGCGAGACGGTGGCCTCGGACGGGAGCTTCCTGCTGAAGTCGGAGCTTCTGAAGAGCGCCGAGCGCCCCGAGAGCTGA
- a CDS encoding fumarate hydratase, whose protein sequence is MPSKTQATRKTAPAKKDVFVYANPFPKGHDDTKYRLVAGPKGYVKKAKFAGKTMLVVEPKALTVLAHEAMRDVSFLLRPKHQQQVASILSDPGASPNDKFMATTLLRNAVVSAKFELPFCQDTGTATVVAWKGQQVWTGADDAEKISKGIWQTYTGENLRYSQTAALNMYDEVNTGNNLPAQIDIYAAKGDAYKFLFVAKGGGSANKTYLFQETKALLNPASLEAFLVEKMKSLGTAACPPYHIVFVVGGTSGEGCLKTVKLASTGYYDSLPTTGDKYGRAFRDPELEKKLLERAQGLGFGAQFGGKYFAHDVRVIRLPRHGASCPVGMGVSCSADRNVLAKIDAKGLWLEELERHPETLLPTHTGAKEHSGLVKIDLDKPMKEILAELSKHPVSTPLALTGRLVVARDIAHAKLKERLDSGQDLPQYFKDHPVYYAGPAKTPKGKPSGSFGPTTAGRMDSYVDLFQSKGGSMIMIAKGNRSPKVTEACKKWGGFYLGSPGGPAAILAQENIKKVAILEFPELGMEAVYAIDVVDFPAFILVDDKGNDFFQKLG, encoded by the coding sequence ATGCCCTCGAAGACCCAGGCCACCAGAAAGACCGCCCCCGCGAAGAAAGACGTCTTCGTGTACGCGAACCCGTTCCCGAAGGGACACGACGACACGAAGTACCGGCTCGTGGCCGGCCCGAAGGGCTACGTGAAGAAGGCGAAGTTCGCCGGCAAGACGATGCTCGTCGTCGAGCCGAAGGCGCTCACCGTCCTCGCGCACGAGGCGATGCGCGACGTGTCGTTCCTCCTCCGGCCGAAGCACCAGCAGCAGGTCGCGTCGATCCTCTCCGACCCGGGCGCCTCGCCGAACGACAAGTTCATGGCGACGACGCTTCTCCGCAACGCCGTCGTCTCGGCGAAGTTCGAGCTGCCGTTCTGCCAGGACACGGGCACGGCGACCGTCGTCGCGTGGAAGGGCCAGCAGGTGTGGACCGGCGCCGACGACGCCGAGAAGATCTCGAAGGGCATCTGGCAGACGTACACCGGCGAGAACCTCCGCTACTCGCAGACGGCCGCGCTGAACATGTACGACGAGGTCAACACGGGGAACAACCTCCCCGCGCAGATCGACATCTACGCGGCGAAGGGCGACGCCTACAAGTTCCTGTTCGTCGCCAAGGGCGGCGGCTCGGCCAACAAGACGTACCTCTTCCAGGAGACGAAGGCGCTTCTCAACCCCGCGAGCCTCGAGGCGTTCCTCGTCGAGAAGATGAAGTCGCTCGGCACCGCCGCGTGCCCGCCGTACCACATCGTCTTCGTCGTGGGCGGCACGTCCGGCGAAGGGTGCCTGAAGACCGTCAAGCTCGCCTCGACCGGCTACTACGACTCTCTTCCGACGACGGGGGACAAGTACGGCCGCGCGTTCCGCGACCCCGAGCTCGAGAAGAAGCTTCTCGAAAGGGCGCAGGGCCTCGGCTTCGGCGCGCAGTTCGGCGGAAAATACTTCGCGCACGACGTGCGCGTGATCCGCCTGCCGCGGCACGGCGCGTCCTGCCCGGTCGGGATGGGCGTCTCGTGCTCGGCCGACCGCAACGTCCTCGCGAAGATCGACGCGAAGGGGCTCTGGCTCGAGGAGCTCGAGCGCCACCCCGAGACGCTTCTTCCGACGCACACCGGCGCCAAGGAGCATTCAGGGCTCGTGAAGATCGACCTCGACAAGCCGATGAAGGAGATCCTCGCGGAGCTTTCGAAGCATCCCGTCTCGACGCCGCTCGCGCTGACGGGCCGCCTCGTCGTGGCGCGCGACATCGCGCACGCGAAGCTCAAGGAGCGCCTCGACTCCGGGCAGGACCTCCCGCAGTACTTCAAGGACCACCCGGTTTACTACGCGGGCCCCGCCAAGACGCCGAAGGGCAAGCCCTCCGGCTCGTTCGGGCCGACGACCGCCGGCCGCATGGACTCGTACGTCGACCTCTTCCAGTCGAAGGGCGGGTCGATGATCATGATCGCCAAGGGCAACCGGAGCCCGAAGGTGACCGAGGCCTGCAAGAAGTGGGGCGGCTTCTACCTCGGATCGCCGGGCGGCCCGGCCGCGATCCTCGCGCAGGAGAACATCAAGAAAGTGGCCATCCTCGAGTTCCCCGAGCTCGGCATGGAAGCGGTTTACGCGATCGACGTGGTCGACTTCCCCGCCTTCATCCTCGTGGACGACAAGGGGAACGACTTCTTCCAGAAGCTCGGCTGA
- a CDS encoding TolC family protein encodes MLTGGPQGPTFGAMRGVFVARLVAIVIVVAVPGVMRSEGPAIEVLSLGTAVRRAADVSPLMSAARSRVDAAAGAVHQAGRLPNPLGEVRVESWDFHAEHATPRWDNVDFFATFAQPIELGGKRSARTGEAAAARDAAAFDADQTRHEVILETTRTYLAVLRARSLMDALEKNREALSRIVEMLDRRVSEGWSAEADLLRFRAELARSEEALLRVRLERDRELRFLAALLGEPAPIAASRLVEPAIPAIPDGDPDTLARSALARRPDVAAARARVAQAHEAARFERARQIPTVALTAGYKRTFGLDTGLAGLVIPLPIFDANAGNVARAEAEAQAAEARLAALESRLLAGGAAQIAAARELRARALTVEQDLVRPAEGARDAATAAFDEGAADVLRLVDARRLYLDARREALDLFAEAAFRAAEVRLLLGEEAIP; translated from the coding sequence GTGTTGACAGGCGGGCCGCAGGGCCCGACATTCGGGGCCATGCGCGGTGTCTTCGTGGCCCGGCTCGTTGCGATCGTGATCGTGGTCGCAGTGCCGGGCGTGATGCGGTCCGAGGGGCCTGCGATCGAGGTTCTCAGCCTCGGCACAGCCGTCCGACGTGCCGCGGATGTCTCGCCGCTCATGAGCGCGGCGCGGAGCCGGGTCGACGCCGCCGCCGGCGCCGTGCACCAGGCGGGCCGCCTTCCGAACCCCCTCGGCGAGGTGCGCGTCGAAAGCTGGGACTTTCACGCCGAGCACGCGACGCCCCGGTGGGACAACGTCGACTTCTTCGCGACCTTCGCGCAGCCGATCGAGCTCGGAGGGAAGCGTTCGGCACGCACCGGCGAGGCGGCCGCCGCGCGGGACGCCGCGGCCTTCGATGCGGACCAGACGCGCCACGAGGTGATACTCGAGACGACGCGCACATATCTGGCGGTGCTCCGCGCCCGCTCTCTCATGGACGCGCTGGAGAAGAACCGCGAGGCGCTCTCCCGGATCGTCGAGATGCTCGACCGCCGCGTCTCGGAAGGGTGGTCGGCCGAGGCTGACCTTCTTCGGTTCCGGGCCGAGCTGGCCCGCTCGGAGGAAGCGCTCCTGAGGGTCCGGCTCGAGCGGGATCGTGAACTGCGGTTCCTGGCGGCGCTCCTCGGGGAGCCGGCCCCCATCGCGGCGTCGCGCCTCGTCGAGCCCGCGATTCCGGCCATCCCCGACGGCGATCCGGATACGCTTGCGCGGTCCGCGCTCGCTCGCCGCCCGGACGTGGCCGCGGCGCGTGCCCGGGTCGCGCAAGCGCACGAGGCTGCGCGGTTCGAGCGGGCGCGGCAAATCCCGACGGTCGCCCTGACGGCCGGTTACAAGAGAACCTTCGGCCTCGACACGGGGCTCGCGGGCCTCGTGATTCCGCTGCCGATCTTCGACGCGAACGCCGGGAACGTCGCGCGCGCCGAGGCCGAAGCTCAGGCCGCCGAGGCGCGGCTGGCGGCCCTCGAGTCGCGGCTCCTCGCGGGGGGCGCCGCGCAGATCGCCGCAGCCCGCGAGCTGCGCGCGCGTGCCCTCACGGTGGAGCAGGACCTCGTCCGGCCGGCGGAAGGGGCTCGCGACGCGGCAACCGCCGCCTTCGACGAAGGGGCCGCGGACGTCCTGCGTCTCGTCGACGCCCGCCGCCTGTATCTCGACGCCCGCCGCGAGGCCCTGGACCTGTTTGCCGAGGCGGCGTTCCGCGCGGCCGAGGTGCGGCTGCTGCTCGGCGAGGAGGCGATCCCATGA
- a CDS encoding sigma-70 family RNA polymerase sigma factor: MSLFRPRPADAESRIREDFDREAWPHFREITRAALRLTRRPAEAEDLASEVFLQAWKSFGKFERGTNCRAWLYKILWNVNQQRSRKKVPFTLGAEGEALLAETLAAEEPTPTEIKDEELTAALDAISPEHRQILLLSDVDEFTYKEIAAILRVPIGTVMSRLSRARAALREKVRGTAAAASVAGSAAAQGGTP; this comes from the coding sequence ATGTCCCTCTTCCGCCCACGCCCGGCCGACGCCGAGTCCCGCATCCGCGAGGACTTCGACCGCGAGGCGTGGCCGCATTTTCGGGAGATCACCCGGGCGGCGCTCAGGCTGACGCGGCGGCCCGCAGAGGCCGAGGACCTCGCCTCGGAAGTCTTCCTGCAGGCCTGGAAGTCGTTCGGGAAGTTCGAGCGCGGCACGAACTGCCGCGCGTGGCTCTACAAGATCCTCTGGAACGTGAACCAGCAGCGCAGCCGCAAGAAAGTCCCGTTCACGCTCGGCGCCGAGGGCGAGGCGCTCCTCGCCGAGACGCTCGCCGCCGAAGAGCCGACTCCCACCGAGATCAAGGACGAAGAGCTGACCGCCGCGCTGGACGCGATCTCGCCCGAGCACAGGCAGATCCTCCTCCTCTCCGACGTCGACGAATTCACCTACAAGGAAATCGCCGCCATCCTCCGCGTGCCGATCGGCACGGTCATGTCGCGCCTGTCCCGGGCGCGCGCTGCGCTGCGGGAGAAGGTGCGCGGGACGGCCGCCGCGGCGAGCGTCGCGGGAAGCGCGGCCGCCCAAGGAGGGACACCGTGA
- a CDS encoding DUF2492 family protein: MSTPEPAPASVIPGHDVLSLVAARGGSCTVAELKAAAARTFGPAAVFGNCHGDLFDFPELLAFLERKGKIARVGDEVTMGRVPACSGH; the protein is encoded by the coding sequence ATGTCGACTCCCGAGCCCGCCCCCGCGAGCGTCATCCCCGGCCACGACGTCCTGTCTCTCGTCGCCGCGCGCGGCGGGAGCTGCACCGTCGCCGAGCTGAAGGCCGCCGCGGCGCGCACGTTCGGCCCCGCAGCCGTCTTCGGGAACTGTCACGGCGACCTCTTCGACTTCCCGGAGCTCCTCGCCTTCCTCGAGCGCAAGGGCAAGATCGCCCGCGTCGGGGACGAGGTGACCATGGGCCGCGTCCCCGCCTGCTCCGGGCACTGA
- a CDS encoding zf-HC2 domain-containing protein translates to MNAALNVRDYACAKVRRRLDSYLAGELSVDLSHEILEHLDRCPACARELKARENLRGAVRRIAALAPEPREGFEAEVRARVARTPAPSAGTATSLLLAASLIVAAGAGTLFLLSRVAGTPEANLAAARDAKAFLFAALNHKNCTLRGSWDKAPAAAPAALGKALDPDVRAVVEKVAGDLPGYSPIVAHDCGHAGERILHVIFRRTGSSAADDLVSVVATRPGSTLASSVKLAGLVSGGHRDGLSVVGTSAGDGRLVFLVTSGSDADAMRLGKLVLPTLATAFVVR, encoded by the coding sequence GTGAACGCCGCCCTGAACGTCCGCGACTATGCCTGCGCGAAGGTGCGCCGCCGGCTGGACTCCTATCTCGCCGGAGAGCTCTCCGTCGACCTCTCGCACGAGATCCTCGAGCATCTCGACCGCTGCCCCGCGTGCGCCAGAGAGCTGAAGGCGCGGGAAAACCTGCGCGGCGCCGTCCGCCGGATCGCCGCTCTGGCGCCTGAGCCGCGCGAGGGCTTCGAGGCCGAGGTCCGCGCGCGCGTCGCGCGGACCCCGGCGCCGTCGGCCGGGACCGCCACGTCGCTCCTCCTCGCGGCCTCGCTCATCGTCGCGGCCGGCGCGGGGACGCTTTTCCTGCTCTCTCGAGTCGCGGGGACTCCGGAGGCGAACCTCGCCGCCGCCCGCGACGCAAAGGCGTTCCTCTTCGCCGCCCTCAACCACAAGAACTGCACGCTCCGCGGGAGCTGGGACAAGGCGCCCGCGGCCGCGCCCGCGGCGCTCGGGAAGGCGCTCGACCCGGACGTGCGGGCCGTGGTCGAGAAGGTCGCGGGCGATCTGCCCGGCTACTCACCGATCGTCGCGCACGACTGCGGCCATGCGGGCGAGAGGATCCTCCACGTCATCTTCCGGAGGACCGGCTCGTCGGCGGCCGACGACCTCGTCTCCGTCGTCGCGACGCGGCCGGGCTCCACGCTCGCGTCGAGCGTGAAACTCGCGGGTCTCGTGAGCGGCGGACACCGGGACGGCCTCTCGGTCGTCGGCACGAGCGCTGGAGACGGGCGGCTCGTTTTCCTCGTCACCAGCGGAAGCGACGCGGATGCGATGCGCCTCGGAAAGCTCGTCCTCCCCACGCTCGCGACCGCGTTCGTCGTGCGCTGA